Proteins co-encoded in one Gracilimonas sp. genomic window:
- the flgK gene encoding flagellar hook-associated protein FlgK, with amino-acid sequence MRSLFEISKSGLRSAERSLSVTSNNIVNADTKGYSRQRIDKTPNGMKMTGYNTGLGVNISNVTRLRNEMNDVMLNEKRQNMSFMQSKARVFEQLEASMASDSGSDLDLSISNLLDTFSELSTDPQDISVRNSLISDARQLTTKFKDVSRNIDRTSDLILESSNSTINAINGLLGEIHSLNQTIAQADAAGAPDNTSLDLRVRKLEELSELTDYEISANDSNAVELRIGGVKVLDAEKADHLKAEINDVDKTYQIRLESGKTVEPQGGQLGAELEMYQTEIPALKDRLDELASTIVTEFNAIHSGGYGLNDSISRNFFNPTNTTADTISLNQVLVDDPTNIAASDTAGEAGNGETALQIAELRSQQLIGGRKLIDYSVDLITSAGNSLSSLNSQIEARDSEIQMLTTQQERESGVNIDEELSLMIQYQNAYQGAAKVMSAAQNMYDTLIGILR; translated from the coding sequence ATGCGCTCTCTATTTGAAATTTCTAAAAGTGGATTACGAAGTGCCGAACGTTCTCTTTCGGTTACCTCAAATAACATTGTAAATGCCGACACGAAGGGATATTCCCGCCAGCGGATCGACAAAACTCCGAACGGTATGAAGATGACCGGCTATAATACCGGGCTCGGGGTGAATATCTCGAATGTAACCCGTCTCCGAAACGAGATGAACGATGTGATGCTGAACGAAAAGCGGCAAAACATGTCGTTCATGCAGAGTAAAGCCCGGGTTTTTGAACAGCTTGAGGCCAGTATGGCTTCCGATTCAGGCAGCGATCTGGACCTGAGTATCAGCAATTTGCTGGATACTTTTTCTGAGCTGTCCACCGACCCGCAGGATATAAGCGTTAGAAACAGCCTGATCAGTGATGCCCGGCAATTGACGACTAAATTTAAGGATGTAAGCAGGAATATAGATCGCACCAGCGACCTTATTTTGGAGTCATCCAACAGCACTATTAATGCAATTAACGGCTTGCTGGGAGAGATTCATTCTCTGAATCAGACCATCGCTCAGGCCGATGCTGCCGGAGCTCCCGATAATACAAGTCTGGATCTCAGGGTGCGCAAGCTGGAGGAGTTGTCTGAGCTTACCGACTACGAAATAAGCGCCAACGATTCCAATGCCGTTGAATTACGCATTGGTGGGGTGAAGGTGCTGGATGCAGAAAAAGCAGATCACCTGAAAGCTGAAATCAACGATGTAGATAAAACCTACCAGATTCGGCTTGAGAGCGGGAAAACAGTGGAGCCTCAGGGCGGTCAGCTTGGAGCTGAGCTTGAGATGTATCAAACCGAAATACCCGCATTGAAAGACCGGCTGGATGAACTTGCATCAACCATAGTAACAGAGTTTAATGCCATTCACTCCGGCGGTTATGGGCTGAATGACAGCATAAGCCGAAATTTCTTCAACCCAACCAACACCACAGCTGATACCATCAGCCTGAACCAGGTTTTGGTGGATGACCCGACAAATATTGCGGCTTCTGATACCGCCGGTGAAGCCGGGAATGGTGAAACGGCACTTCAGATCGCAGAACTTCGCAGCCAGCAACTGATTGGCGGAAGAAAGCTGATTGATTATTCCGTGGATTTGATTACATCGGCCGGGAATAGCCTGAGCAGCCTTAACTCTCAGATAGAAGCCCGGGATTCCGAAATTCAGATGCTGACCACCCAGCAGGAGAGAGAATCGGGTGTGAATATTGATGAAGAGCTAAGCCTGATGATTCAATATCAAAATGCTTATCAGGGAGCGGCTAAAGTAATGTCGGCCGCACAGAATATGTACGACACACTCATCGGAATTTTGAGGTAA
- the flgL gene encoding flagellar hook-associated protein FlgL: MRITQKTIFGNFMRDINKNRGEMAKIQSDLSSGKAVRVPSQDPVSFQRSRILTEDIRKEEQFQSNIESGLRQSRLAQDALDETIDRLIEIKEKVVQGASSSLGESNRASMADSISGIRDSLISTLNLSYGDRYLFAGTNSGEKPFELDGTAVGGVSNGSNNKSPKVQAGDGVNIDISVTGSEIRNTPAGDLFEVIGNIEQALRDNDVTALNNLLPDVDESIEHVTDVTSRLGNNINRMDFMFEQYEATRITKEADISRLVDTDYAEAFSDLQRIEVAYESAMAVHTTMFKNTLLDYL, encoded by the coding sequence ATGAGAATTACACAGAAAACTATTTTTGGAAACTTCATGCGCGATATCAATAAGAATCGCGGTGAAATGGCTAAGATTCAGTCAGACCTTTCCAGTGGAAAAGCAGTCAGGGTGCCATCACAAGACCCGGTTTCTTTTCAGAGAAGTCGGATTCTGACCGAAGACATCCGCAAGGAAGAGCAATTTCAGAGCAATATCGAAAGTGGCCTTCGGCAAAGCCGGTTGGCCCAGGATGCTCTTGATGAAACCATCGACCGGCTGATTGAGATTAAGGAAAAGGTTGTACAGGGAGCATCCAGCTCGTTGGGAGAAAGCAACCGGGCCAGTATGGCCGATTCCATTTCAGGCATCAGAGATAGCCTGATCAGTACATTGAACCTAAGCTACGGCGATCGTTATTTATTTGCCGGTACCAACAGCGGTGAAAAGCCTTTTGAACTGGACGGTACGGCCGTGGGTGGAGTTTCAAATGGAAGTAACAACAAATCGCCTAAAGTACAGGCCGGAGATGGTGTCAATATCGACATCAGTGTAACCGGTTCGGAAATCAGAAATACACCGGCGGGTGATCTTTTTGAGGTGATTGGAAATATTGAACAGGCTTTGCGAGATAACGACGTAACTGCTTTGAATAACCTGCTGCCTGATGTGGATGAGTCCATTGAACATGTGACGGATGTGACCTCAAGATTGGGGAATAATATCAACCGGATGGACTTTATGTTTGAACAATATGAAGCCACCCGAATTACGAAAGAAGCGGATATCAGTCGCTTGGTAGATACGGATTATGCCGAGGCGTTCTCGGATTTACAGCGGATTGAAGTAGCGTATGAGTCGGCAATGGCGGTTCATACCACTATGTTCAAAAATACCCTGCTGGATTATCTCTAA
- a CDS encoding TolC family protein encodes MRLLSLALLIPVSVTAQSIEDYQQMAAENNPEVRAAFQQYLSSMEVESQVGALPDPEVAFAYFISPIETRLGPQQARISLTQMFPWFGSLSDHRSVSEVRAKEQYEVFRETRNRLFFQTEKSLLELYELEQSLSIAKENLDILNSLVEISLRRYETDQASQVDVLRAQIEQEDLKTQIALLEDNREVLIRKVNELLNAKVEQEVTLPDTLIPQTDIESESELKNQLIQQNPALNRLRYQEDSAREMKALAAKDGKPSFGIGVDYIFTGERSGVTNLTDNGKDAIMARASFKIPLFRNKYNAKVNQAELNIQAVQSRIIDKENKLETDLTSSLRDFYDAQRRYELYDQKQIQRVNQALNIMTQKYATDSSNFEEILRMQRKLLDYQLSRIQALVDMQVSSAYIDYLTGKNNINLNK; translated from the coding sequence TTGCGGCTTCTGTCATTAGCGTTACTGATCCCGGTGTCGGTAACTGCCCAAAGTATTGAAGACTACCAACAAATGGCTGCCGAGAATAACCCGGAAGTCCGCGCTGCATTTCAGCAATATCTTTCCAGCATGGAGGTAGAATCCCAAGTGGGGGCATTACCTGATCCGGAAGTGGCTTTTGCTTATTTCATTAGCCCGATTGAAACCAGATTGGGGCCACAGCAAGCGCGCATCTCACTAACCCAGATGTTTCCGTGGTTTGGAAGCCTCTCTGACCACCGATCAGTATCGGAAGTGCGGGCAAAAGAACAGTACGAAGTGTTTCGGGAAACCCGGAACCGATTGTTTTTTCAAACTGAAAAATCGCTGCTCGAACTTTATGAACTCGAACAAAGCTTATCGATTGCTAAAGAGAATCTGGACATCCTGAATTCACTGGTGGAGATCAGTTTACGACGATATGAAACTGATCAGGCTTCCCAGGTAGATGTGTTAAGGGCTCAAATCGAACAGGAAGACTTGAAAACGCAAATTGCTCTGCTTGAAGACAACCGGGAAGTGTTGATCAGGAAAGTGAATGAGCTTTTAAATGCTAAGGTAGAGCAGGAAGTCACCCTGCCGGATACGTTAATTCCCCAAACGGATATAGAAAGTGAGTCGGAACTGAAGAATCAATTGATACAGCAAAATCCGGCCTTAAACCGGCTTCGGTACCAGGAAGATTCAGCGCGCGAGATGAAAGCACTGGCTGCAAAAGATGGAAAGCCATCTTTCGGGATAGGAGTGGATTACATTTTTACCGGTGAGCGATCCGGTGTTACCAATCTTACCGATAATGGCAAGGATGCTATCATGGCCCGTGCCAGTTTCAAAATCCCCCTATTCCGAAATAAATATAACGCTAAAGTGAACCAGGCGGAGCTGAATATACAAGCGGTACAGTCCCGGATTATCGATAAAGAGAACAAGCTGGAAACCGATCTGACCTCTTCGTTAAGAGATTTTTACGATGCCCAACGCCGATATGAATTGTACGACCAGAAACAGATTCAGCGGGTAAATCAGGCACTGAACATTATGACTCAGAAATATGCTACAGACAGTTCCAATTTTGAAGAAATTCTTCGCATGCAACGCAAGCTTCTTGACTACCAACTCAGCCGTATTCAGGCTTTGGTGGATATGCAGGTTTCATCGGCGTATATCGATTATTTGACCGGAAAAAATAACATCAATCTTAATAAATAG
- a CDS encoding efflux RND transporter periplasmic adaptor subunit: MKTKNILIYSALILGGLLLGYLFFGGSSEPQTLEEHISETHTNEEGEIVYTCSMHPQIRENEPGNCPICGMELIPAGDSESGALENEYTLTMTNAAVKLAEIQTSLVEYGDAVHTFTLPGKVVENQNNVSSVTAHFPGRIRDLYVDYEGTFVQEGQKMASVYSPQLIAAQQELLETVKYKEQNPRLYEAAKQKLRLWEFPESTINAIERSGEIMTELDFFSPVSGYVSEVAISREEHVMEGGLMYRVVNLSSVWVDFQAFESNVANIEEGDNVQFSVEAFPGQQFEAEVIYVDPFLNNDSRSVTIRTRIENPRSMLKPGMLARANIRSEVSEGEALLVPRSAVMWTGKRSIVYVQVRGTDTPTFEAREVEIGQRAGEYYVVESGLQQGELVVTNGTFKIDSAAQLNDKLSMMNREPGAGANRSAHDHGGMEMDISGDSEDMDHTEHQTMQLMSADSDTTHKSVHQHSTHLDKLVENYLKMKTALTQDNLDQALIHFQAFAKEVRTSSEMNKHEEHAQKHAVHHHAMLEAVSKAEKASDIKSFRSAFKKISAELITALENQGYEGSLFKQYCPMYEVGSSWISDSEEIKNPFYGSRMHNCGETVEQL, translated from the coding sequence ATGAAAACTAAAAACATACTTATTTACTCTGCACTTATACTTGGAGGGCTCTTACTTGGCTACCTCTTTTTTGGAGGAAGTTCAGAACCACAGACACTTGAAGAGCATATTTCAGAAACTCATACCAATGAAGAGGGGGAAATAGTGTACACCTGCAGCATGCACCCTCAAATCAGAGAGAATGAACCTGGCAATTGCCCCATTTGTGGGATGGAGCTCATACCGGCCGGTGATTCTGAAAGCGGAGCCTTGGAAAATGAGTACACCCTTACCATGACCAATGCGGCCGTAAAGCTGGCTGAGATCCAGACCTCTTTGGTTGAGTATGGAGATGCAGTTCACACCTTTACACTTCCGGGGAAAGTAGTTGAGAATCAGAATAATGTATCGAGCGTGACGGCGCATTTTCCCGGACGAATTCGTGATTTATATGTGGATTATGAAGGGACTTTTGTGCAAGAAGGCCAAAAAATGGCATCGGTTTACTCACCCCAGCTTATTGCAGCACAGCAAGAACTACTTGAAACCGTAAAATACAAGGAGCAGAACCCTCGATTATATGAGGCAGCGAAGCAAAAACTGAGACTTTGGGAGTTTCCGGAAAGCACAATCAACGCAATTGAGAGAAGCGGAGAGATTATGACCGAACTGGATTTCTTCTCTCCGGTAAGTGGTTACGTTTCCGAAGTTGCTATTTCGAGAGAAGAGCACGTTATGGAAGGCGGATTGATGTATCGGGTTGTAAACCTGTCTTCGGTTTGGGTGGATTTCCAGGCCTTTGAATCTAACGTGGCCAATATTGAGGAAGGAGATAACGTACAGTTTTCGGTTGAAGCTTTTCCGGGACAGCAGTTTGAGGCTGAAGTAATTTACGTGGATCCTTTTCTAAATAACGATTCCCGATCAGTAACGATCCGAACCCGAATTGAGAATCCCCGTTCTATGCTAAAGCCCGGAATGCTTGCAAGGGCTAATATTCGATCCGAAGTCTCTGAAGGTGAGGCCCTATTGGTGCCCCGCTCAGCAGTAATGTGGACCGGAAAACGTTCCATCGTTTATGTTCAGGTACGGGGGACTGATACACCAACCTTTGAAGCCCGCGAAGTGGAAATCGGGCAGCGTGCCGGGGAATATTATGTGGTAGAATCAGGATTGCAGCAAGGTGAGTTAGTTGTTACCAACGGCACCTTCAAAATTGACAGTGCCGCCCAGCTTAATGATAAACTCAGTATGATGAACCGAGAGCCCGGAGCCGGTGCCAATCGTTCTGCACATGATCATGGAGGTATGGAAATGGACATTAGTGGTGATTCAGAAGATATGGATCATACCGAGCATCAAACAATGCAGTTGATGTCAGCGGATTCAGATACCACCCATAAATCAGTTCATCAACATAGCACCCATTTGGATAAGCTGGTTGAAAATTATTTGAAAATGAAAACTGCGCTAACTCAAGACAATCTTGATCAGGCTCTAATCCATTTTCAGGCGTTTGCTAAGGAGGTAAGAACCAGTTCCGAAATGAACAAGCACGAGGAGCATGCTCAGAAACATGCCGTGCATCACCATGCGATGCTGGAAGCTGTAAGTAAGGCCGAAAAGGCCTCTGATATCAAATCCTTTCGTTCAGCTTTTAAAAAAATATCTGCTGAGCTAATAACGGCTTTAGAAAATCAGGGCTATGAAGGAAGCTTATTTAAGCAATACTGCCCAATGTATGAGGTAGGAAGTTCATGGATTAGCGACAGCGAGGAGATCAAAAATCCATTTTATGGAAGCCGGATGCACAACTGTGGAGAAACGGTTGAGCAACTTTAG